The window GTTTTACAGCTGCCACTGCGAATTGTTTTCGTTATGTGGCAGCTTCTTTTATTATGTTTTAGGCAAGGCCTTGTCTAGGACCGATTGAACGGTTTTCTTTGTAATGCGGATAAAGGCCTGCTCGTATTTTGTTAAATACTTGCCTTTCCGATAGACCACAGCCAGGGTGCGAGTAAAGGACGGTTCAGCGGTAAAGAGACGCACTGGTCTGTTGACATTGCTGTTTAGCTGGCTTATGGAAAGGGTGGAAAAAGTAAAACCAGTGCCGATGGAAGCAAGATTATGTGCCGTTTGGGAGCTTCTCGTTTCCAAAACGATGCGTGGCTGATAACCGGCCTGTAAAAATAGGCTGTCGGCAATACGGCGCAAAGCTTGCCCTTGCTGAAGCAAAACAAAGGGTTCGTGCTCCAATTCAGACAAATTTAAAGAAACTAGTGCATCATCGTCTCCTAAACCATTCGTCAGCGGGTGGGTGGGCGGCGCGACGATTAGCAATTTTTCTTCCATTAAAATTTCATGTGAGAAGCCTTCGCTTCTAATTGGCAACGAGAGAATGGTGAGGTCTGTTACGCCCTGGTTCATCCATTCCTCTAGGTTGGCCGAGGTGCCTTCATGCAAGGTCAAGTC is drawn from Pelosinus sp. IPA-1 and contains these coding sequences:
- a CDS encoding LysR family transcriptional regulator encodes the protein MELRQLRYMLMVAEEKSFSRAAEKLYIAQPHLSQYIQKLENQIGIQLFDRKSTPIKLTYAGEQFAQVARQMLQLDSNLLQQMKDFSEENSGRLALGISPVRSAYILPIILPAFRALFPKIDLTLHEGTSANLEEWMNQGVTDLTILSLPIRSEGFSHEILMEEKLLIVAPPTHPLTNGLGDDDALVSLNLSELEHEPFVLLQQGQALRRIADSLFLQAGYQPRIVLETRSSQTAHNLASIGTGFTFSTLSISQLNSNVNRPVRLFTAEPSFTRTLAVVYRKGKYLTKYEQAFIRITKKTVQSVLDKALPKT